Within Flavobacterium pisciphilum, the genomic segment AGATGTATCACTTGCTTATTATCATGAAAAACCGGAACTAACTGATACTTATATTAATTGGAAGCGCATGACTGCTGAAGAGATTATCAGCTTAATAAATGCATGCAATCCATGGAATTCAGGTGCTGACGCTACTTTAATGGATGAACAAGTTAAAATAATTGTAGCAACATTATTAGATAGACCTCATGAATACCAGCCTGGAACAATTATTTCTATAAAAAAAACTGTCAATATAGCATGTCAAGACAATAAACAAATTGCAATAGAAATACTTAGTACTGACGAAGGTATCATGACAGCTAAGCAATATAAATTATCAAAACCTTTAATAATAAATCAATTTAACTAATTACCCCCTCTATTAATTTAAAACTACAAAATTATGAAAAAGAACTTTACTTTTATTTTTGCGATAATGCTTTGCCTTTTTTATACAAAGGGCAATGCTCAGACGCAATTTTGGTCCGATACTTTTGAAGATACGGGCGCTCCAAGTGCTGGACTAAGAGTCCCATCTGTTGCAGAGTTTTCTAATGGATCACCAGCATTTAGCTATTTTTTTAGAACATTACCAGGAAATATAATACTCCAGGCTGGTCCATACAGTAATATTCAAGGGTCTAAAATATGGGCAGCAGAAGATATTGACAAAGGCTCTACAGGTGTAAATAATTCAATAAGTCCAAATCAACAAGTTACATGGACTGCAATTAATATTGCAGGGAAAAGTGGGCTATCCTTTAAAGGAATTTTTGCTGCAAACAATCTAAATGCAGGCTGGAACGGTACTAGCTTTGCACCAAATCAAGATTTTCTTGCTATTGAATATCGAATCGATGGAGGTTTATGGACAAAAATTATTGCATTCTATGCTGGTTCAACTACAACAACAAATGCTTTGTCTCTAGACACCAATGGAGATTTAATAGGGGATGGAGCTTCTTTAGGATATGCCTTTAGTGAATTTTCTGCAAACATTACTGGTACAGGAACTCTATTAGAAATTAGATTAAATTGTTCTGCTAATGGTTCCGATTCACAAGAATTTGCCGTGGATGACTTTCGTTTATTTGAAACACCTGCTTGTACTGCACCTGTAGTTACAACTAACCCGCCAAATAGATCAATCTGTAACAACAGCAATACAACTTTTACTGTAGCAGCAACTGGAGCAACAGCTTATAAATGGCAGGTTGATCAAACTGGACTAGGAACTTATAGTGATATTGCAAATGGAGGAATTTATTCAGGAGCAACTACAACTACATTAACTATAACTGGAGCAACAGGAACAATGACAGGATACAGATATAGAGCTGTAGCAATTAATGGAGTTCCTACTTGTTTTACAAATTCAAATTATGGTACATTAAATGTTTCTAATATAACTATTTTAGGCACTCAAGACAATATTATTTGTGCTGGTAGCCTTACAGGTAGTGCTTCTGTCATTGCTAGTGGAGGGATTGGCACCTACACTTACAGCTGGTCACCTTCTGGCGGAACAGGGGCAATTGCATCAAATCTAGGCGTAGGAACATACACAGTTACTGTGACGGATGGCATAGCATGTACCGC encodes:
- a CDS encoding T9SS type A sorting domain-containing protein, encoding MKKNFTFIFAIMLCLFYTKGNAQTQFWSDTFEDTGAPSAGLRVPSVAEFSNGSPAFSYFFRTLPGNIILQAGPYSNIQGSKIWAAEDIDKGSTGVNNSISPNQQVTWTAINIAGKSGLSFKGIFAANNLNAGWNGTSFAPNQDFLAIEYRIDGGLWTKIIAFYAGSTTTTNALSLDTNGDLIGDGASLGYAFSEFSANITGTGTLLEIRLNCSANGSDSQEFAVDDFRLFETPACTAPVVTTNPPNRSICNNSNTTFTVAATGATAYKWQVDQTGLGTYSDIANGGIYSGATTTTLTITGATGTMTGYRYRAVAINGVPTCFTNSNYGTLNVSNITILGTQDNIICAGSLTGSASVIASGGIGTYTYSWSPSGGTGAIASNLGVGTYTVTVTDGIACTATKVFNIIETGTPITITPSHTNVSCFNGANGTATATVTGGTGVGTYSYSWAPSGGTAATAAGLTVGPYTVTVTDGNGCSKQQVFNITAPSAIITSIVGQTNVSCNGGSNGSATVGATGGTGPGTYTYSWAPSGGTAATASGLTEGTYTVTVTDANICSTTQEFIITQPNAIVASIAGQTNVSCNGGSNGSATVSATGGAGGYTYSWSPSGGNAATASGLTEGTYTVTVTDANTCSTTQEFIITEPIASILSITRSNNTLTADQAGATYQWFTCPGTDIAGEISQSFTPTANGSYGVAITLNGCTVLAPCVNVTNLATKDFEEKSKFMIYPNPSQGIINIKSELDTDLNIINQSGQIVKTVKVTADNINTIHIENLSDGIYFIRDTKGNKPFTHKLVLKK